From the Daucus carota subsp. sativus chromosome 8, DH1 v3.0, whole genome shotgun sequence genome, one window contains:
- the LOC108200105 gene encoding nudix hydrolase 2, which translates to MMMVRWSLARPNNFVLCIATRTLTRTICCSSPPRIAIALPGGVNKFGDKIKHYSRAMTTCSLLTGKEDDFGGVIVRFTNQMESNVFASLLRASMAQWKLQGKKGVWLEIPIECVNLVEAAVKEGFYYHHAEPKYLMLVHWIPETNSTLPANATHRVGIGAFVLNKEGQVLVVQEKSGKFRGTGIWKFPTGVVEQGEDICDAAVREVKEETGIITEFKEILAFRQSHKAFFQKSDLFFVCMLEPLSFDIQKQDLEIEAAEWMPFEEYAAQPYVEKHELLKYLVDICLAKKERKYTGFTPVPTTSTFSSEKHFLYLNGRDLSSL; encoded by the exons ATGATGATGGTGAGGTGGTCATTGGCCAGACCCAATAATTTTGTCTTGTGTATCGCAACACGTACTCTAACCAGAACTATCTGCTGTTCGAGCCCTCCTCGCATCGCCATTGCACTTCCGG GAGGTGTAAACAAGTTTGGCGATAAAATTAAACATTATTCCCGTGCGATGACTACTTGTTCACTGTTAACTGGTAAGGAAGATGATTTTGGAGGTGTTATTGTTCGATTTACAAACCAAATGGAATCTAATGTGTTCGCTTCCTTGCTTAGAGCTTCCATGGCTCAATGGAAACTAcag GGGAAGAAAGGTGTTTGGCTTGAGATCCCTATTGAATGTGTGAATCTTGTTGAAGCTGCTGTCAAG GAAGGATTTTATTATCACCATGCGGAGCCAAAGTACTTGATGCTTGTACACTGGATTCCTGAAACTAATAGTACACTGCCTGCAAATGCTACTCACAGAGTGGGCATTGGTGCTTTTGTGTTGAATAAAGAAGGACAG GTGCTTGTAGTTCAAGAAAAGAGTGGAAAATTCCGTGGGACTGGTATCTGGAAGTTTCCCACAGGGGTCGTGGAGCAG GGTGAGGATATATGTGATGCAGCTGTCAGGGAAGTAAAAGAAGAGACTGGG ATTATTACAGAATTCAAAGAGATACTTGCATTCAG GCAAAGCCACAAGGCATTTTTTCAGAAATCAGATCTGTTCTTTGTCTGTATGTTGGAACCACTTTCCTTTGACATCCAAAAGCAGGACTTGGAGATTGAGGCAGCTGAG TGGATGCCATTTGAGGAATATGCGGCTCAACCTTACGTTGAAAAACATGAGCTACTAAAGTATCTTGTTGATATTTGTTTAGCAAAGAAAGAGAGGAAGTATACTGGATTTACCCCAGTTCCCACAACTTCAACCTTTTCATCGGAAAAACACTTCTTGTACTTGAATGGGAGAGACTTGAGCAGCCTCTAG
- the LOC108199554 gene encoding pentatricopeptide repeat-containing protein At5g04810, chloroplastic isoform X3, which produces MMGGNRRPEHRRGIGGWQGMINWSLGPNGIKIGRRRGLILKELLKLSPIIGRLLSKLLRELTSLIHAYAVGRDMDEALSCVRKMKDEGIAMSLVTYSILVGGFARVADTDAADEWFKEAKETQKHLNAVIYGNIIYAHCQRCNMERAESLVREMEEEGIEVPIDIYHTMMDGYTIIGNEEKCLIVFGRLKECGFTPSVISYGCLINLYTKIGKLSKAFEVSEMMKSTGVKHNIKTYSMLINGFIKVKDWANVFAVFEDVLGDGLKPDVVLYNNIIRAFCGMGKMDRAIRTVEQMQKERHRPTSRTFMPIIHGFARAGEMRRAQEIFDMMRSNGCVPTVHTYNALVLGLVEKRRMDRAVEIVDEMVLAGISPNEHTYTTIMHGYASVGDTGRAFEYFTKLKDEGLQLDVYTYEALLKACCKSGRMQSALAVTKEMAARKIPRNTFVYNILIDGWARRGDVWEASDLIQQMKEEGVQPDIHTYTSFINACCKAGDMLRATKIMQEMEVVGVKPNVRTYTTLIHGWARASLPEKALKCFEEMKLAGLKPDKAVYHCLMTSLLSRATVAEEYMYTGIVTICSEMVKFGLTVDMGTAVHWSKCLRKIESTGGEITETLQKTFPPDWNSQSSFNAISDIEDSTEGNYGDGHDYGRDDTDLYYDSDIDADGHLPGLL; this is translated from the exons ATGATGGGAGGAAATCGAAGGCCAGAGCACAGGAGAGGGATAGGTGGGTGGCAGGGGATGATAAACTGGAGTTTAGGTCCAAATGGCATCAAGATAGGGAGACGTCGAGGGTTGATTTTAAAAGAGTTATTGAAACTCAGCCCGATAATTGGCAGGCTGTTGTCAAAGCTTTTGAGAGAATTGACAAG CCTAATACACGCTTATGCAGTAGGTAGAGACATGGACGAAGCACTGTCTTGTGTTAGAAAAATGAAGGATGAAGGAATTGCAATGAGTTTGGTAACTTACAGCATTCTGGTAGGAGGATTTGCTAGAGTCGCCGACACTGA TGCTGCTGATGAATGGTTTAAGGAGGCCAAGGAGACTCAAAAACATTTGAATGCTGTTATATATGGAAACATAATATACGCCCACTG CCAGAGATGCAATATGGAGCGTGCCGAATCCTTGGTGAGGGAGATGGAAGAAGAGGGTATCGAAGTTCCTATAGACATATACCATACTATGATGGATGGTTATACAATAATTGGTAATGAAGAGAAATGTCTAATTGTGTTTGGTAGACTCAAG GAATGTGGCTTCACACCATCGGTAATCAGTTATGGATGCCTTATTAATCTTTATACCAAG ATAGGAAAACTTTCCAAAGCTTTTGAGGTCAGTGAAATGATGAAATCGACTGGTGTAAAGCATAACATCAAGACCTATTCCATGTTGATCAACGGATTCATAAAAGTGAAGGACTGGGCAAATGTATTTGCTGTTTTTGAGGATGTGCTGGGAGATGGTTTAAAGCCGGATGTTGTACTCTACAATAATATCATCAGGGCATTCTGTGGCATGGGTAAAATGGATCGCGCCATTCGCACTGTTGAACAAATGCAGAAAGAGAGGCATAGGCCAACATCACGGACGTTTATGCCAATCATACATGGATTTGCAAGAGCCGGAGAGATGAGAAGAGCCCAAGAGATATTTGATATGATGAGAAGCAATGGATGTGTTCCAACTGTCCACACTTACAATGCTCTTGTTCTTGGTTTAGTCGAGAAGCGTCGG ATGGATAGAGCAGTAGAAATTGTAGATGAGATGGTTCTGGCAGGCATTAGTCCGAATGAGCATACATACACTACTATTATGCATGGTTATGCTTCAGTGGGTGACACTGGAAGAGCGTTTGAATACTTCACAAAACTGAAAGATGAGGGGCTACAGCTTGATGTGTACACTTATGAGGCCTTACTCAAGGCATGTTGCAAGTCAGGCAGGATGCAAAGTGCTTTAGCTGTGACAAAAGAAATGGCTGCTAGAAAAATCCCTAGAAATACCTTTGTCTACAACATACTAATAGATGG ATGGGCTCGAAGAGGTGATGTTTGGGAAGCATCTGATCTGATTCAGCAGATGAAAGAAGAAGGTGTTCAGCCTGATATCCATACTTACACATCATTCATTAATGCTTGCTGCAAAGCAGGAGACATGCTG AGAGCAACAAAAATAATGCAGGAAATGGAAGTAGTAGGAGTGAAGCCAAATGTTCGGACCTATACCACATTGATACATGGATGGGCACGTGCTTCCCTTCCAGAAAAAGCTCTAAAATGCTTTGAAGAGATGAAGTTGGCTGGATTAAAGCCTGACAAAGCTGTATATCACTGTTTGATGACTTCATTGTTGTCAAGGGCAACTGTTGCTGAAGAATACATGTACACGGGAATCGTTACCATATGTAGTGAAATGGTGAAGTTTGGGCTGACTGTTGATATGGGGACTGCAGTTCACTGGTCCAAATGTTTGCGCAAAATTGAAAGCACTGGTGGAGAAATTACAGAAACCTTACAAAAGACATTCCCACCTGATTGGAACTCACAGAGTAGTTTTAATGCAATTTCAGATATTGAGGATAGTACTGAAGGTAATTATGGTGATGGCCATGACTATGGAAGGGACGACACTGATCTATACTATGACAGTGATATAGATGCTGATGGCCATCTTCCTGGCCTCTTGTAA
- the LOC108199554 gene encoding pentatricopeptide repeat-containing protein At5g04810, chloroplastic isoform X1 yields MDSSMLSISSPCCSYSSHSPLFGGVKQHTTSVVSNSNNLRRPNNKKATFPPPIPKPNPSKNPLKLLINPPPPPSQPQSPHNSHLWLTTKLSPQPLPKLDPHVNDNDDDDVDNCDNHAAQTVQDEFKQQGKIFVGNLPAWIKKNEFADFFRQFGPIQNVILIKAYNHTDRNLGFGFVIYGGPNAATSAVKAVEFDGVDFHGRILTVKLDDGRKSKARAQERDRWVAGDDKLEFRSKWHQDRETSRVDFKRVIETQPDNWQAVVKAFERIDKPSRKEFGLMVKYYARRGDIHRARESFESMRARGIEPNLYVYTNLIHAYAVGRDMDEALSCVRKMKDEGIAMSLVTYSILVGGFARVADTDAADEWFKEAKETQKHLNAVIYGNIIYAHCQRCNMERAESLVREMEEEGIEVPIDIYHTMMDGYTIIGNEEKCLIVFGRLKECGFTPSVISYGCLINLYTKIGKLSKAFEVSEMMKSTGVKHNIKTYSMLINGFIKVKDWANVFAVFEDVLGDGLKPDVVLYNNIIRAFCGMGKMDRAIRTVEQMQKERHRPTSRTFMPIIHGFARAGEMRRAQEIFDMMRSNGCVPTVHTYNALVLGLVEKRRMDRAVEIVDEMVLAGISPNEHTYTTIMHGYASVGDTGRAFEYFTKLKDEGLQLDVYTYEALLKACCKSGRMQSALAVTKEMAARKIPRNTFVYNILIDGWARRGDVWEASDLIQQMKEEGVQPDIHTYTSFINACCKAGDMLRATKIMQEMEVVGVKPNVRTYTTLIHGWARASLPEKALKCFEEMKLAGLKPDKAVYHCLMTSLLSRATVAEEYMYTGIVTICSEMVKFGLTVDMGTAVHWSKCLRKIESTGGEITETLQKTFPPDWNSQSSFNAISDIEDSTEGNYGDGHDYGRDDTDLYYDSDIDADGHLPGLL; encoded by the exons ATGGATAGTAGTATGCTTTCAATCTCCTCTCCTTGCTGCTCCTACTCCTCCCACTCTCCCCTTTTCGGAGGCGTTAAACAACACACCACCTCCGTGGTCTCCAATTCTAACAATCTCCGTCGTCCTAACAACAAAAAAGCTACTTTTCCCCCACCAATTCCTAAACCTAATCCCTCCAAGAACCCACTTAAGCTACTTATCAACCCCCCACCACCACCATCACAACCACAATCACCTCACAATTCTCACCTCTGGCTAACCACTAAGCTCTCTCCCCAGCCTTTGCCTAAATTAGACCCCCACGTTAATGATAATGATGACGATGATGTTGATAATTGCGATAATCATGCTGCTCAGACCGTTCAAGACGAGTTTAAACAGCAAGGCAAGATTTTTGTAGGCAACTTGCCGGcttggattaagaaaaatgagTTTGCGGACTTTTTTCGACAGTTCGGCCCCATTCAAAATGTTATCTTGATTAAGGCCTATAATCATACTGACAGGAACTTAGGGTTTGGGTTTGTTATTTATGGAGGTCCCAATGCGGCTACTTCTGCTGTCAAGGCAGTCGAGTTTGATGGTGTTGATTTTCATGGAAGGATTTTGACTGTTAAACTTGATGATGGGAGGAAATCGAAGGCCAGAGCACAGGAGAGGGATAGGTGGGTGGCAGGGGATGATAAACTGGAGTTTAGGTCCAAATGGCATCAAGATAGGGAGACGTCGAGGGTTGATTTTAAAAGAGTTATTGAAACTCAGCCCGATAATTGGCAGGCTGTTGTCAAAGCTTTTGAGAGAATTGACAAG CCTTCCAGAAAAGAGTTTGGGCTGATGGTGAAATATTACGCAAGAAGAGGAGACATACATCGTGCACGTGAATCTTTTGAGAGCATGCGGGCCAGAGGAATAGAGCcgaatttatatgtatataccaA CCTAATACACGCTTATGCAGTAGGTAGAGACATGGACGAAGCACTGTCTTGTGTTAGAAAAATGAAGGATGAAGGAATTGCAATGAGTTTGGTAACTTACAGCATTCTGGTAGGAGGATTTGCTAGAGTCGCCGACACTGA TGCTGCTGATGAATGGTTTAAGGAGGCCAAGGAGACTCAAAAACATTTGAATGCTGTTATATATGGAAACATAATATACGCCCACTG CCAGAGATGCAATATGGAGCGTGCCGAATCCTTGGTGAGGGAGATGGAAGAAGAGGGTATCGAAGTTCCTATAGACATATACCATACTATGATGGATGGTTATACAATAATTGGTAATGAAGAGAAATGTCTAATTGTGTTTGGTAGACTCAAG GAATGTGGCTTCACACCATCGGTAATCAGTTATGGATGCCTTATTAATCTTTATACCAAG ATAGGAAAACTTTCCAAAGCTTTTGAGGTCAGTGAAATGATGAAATCGACTGGTGTAAAGCATAACATCAAGACCTATTCCATGTTGATCAACGGATTCATAAAAGTGAAGGACTGGGCAAATGTATTTGCTGTTTTTGAGGATGTGCTGGGAGATGGTTTAAAGCCGGATGTTGTACTCTACAATAATATCATCAGGGCATTCTGTGGCATGGGTAAAATGGATCGCGCCATTCGCACTGTTGAACAAATGCAGAAAGAGAGGCATAGGCCAACATCACGGACGTTTATGCCAATCATACATGGATTTGCAAGAGCCGGAGAGATGAGAAGAGCCCAAGAGATATTTGATATGATGAGAAGCAATGGATGTGTTCCAACTGTCCACACTTACAATGCTCTTGTTCTTGGTTTAGTCGAGAAGCGTCGG ATGGATAGAGCAGTAGAAATTGTAGATGAGATGGTTCTGGCAGGCATTAGTCCGAATGAGCATACATACACTACTATTATGCATGGTTATGCTTCAGTGGGTGACACTGGAAGAGCGTTTGAATACTTCACAAAACTGAAAGATGAGGGGCTACAGCTTGATGTGTACACTTATGAGGCCTTACTCAAGGCATGTTGCAAGTCAGGCAGGATGCAAAGTGCTTTAGCTGTGACAAAAGAAATGGCTGCTAGAAAAATCCCTAGAAATACCTTTGTCTACAACATACTAATAGATGG ATGGGCTCGAAGAGGTGATGTTTGGGAAGCATCTGATCTGATTCAGCAGATGAAAGAAGAAGGTGTTCAGCCTGATATCCATACTTACACATCATTCATTAATGCTTGCTGCAAAGCAGGAGACATGCTG AGAGCAACAAAAATAATGCAGGAAATGGAAGTAGTAGGAGTGAAGCCAAATGTTCGGACCTATACCACATTGATACATGGATGGGCACGTGCTTCCCTTCCAGAAAAAGCTCTAAAATGCTTTGAAGAGATGAAGTTGGCTGGATTAAAGCCTGACAAAGCTGTATATCACTGTTTGATGACTTCATTGTTGTCAAGGGCAACTGTTGCTGAAGAATACATGTACACGGGAATCGTTACCATATGTAGTGAAATGGTGAAGTTTGGGCTGACTGTTGATATGGGGACTGCAGTTCACTGGTCCAAATGTTTGCGCAAAATTGAAAGCACTGGTGGAGAAATTACAGAAACCTTACAAAAGACATTCCCACCTGATTGGAACTCACAGAGTAGTTTTAATGCAATTTCAGATATTGAGGATAGTACTGAAGGTAATTATGGTGATGGCCATGACTATGGAAGGGACGACACTGATCTATACTATGACAGTGATATAGATGCTGATGGCCATCTTCCTGGCCTCTTGTAA
- the LOC108199554 gene encoding pentatricopeptide repeat-containing protein At5g04810, chloroplastic isoform X2: MMGGNRRPEHRRGIGGWQGMINWSLGPNGIKIGRRRGLILKELLKLSPIIGRLLSKLLRELTRKEFGLMVKYYARRGDIHRARESFESMRARGIEPNLYVYTNLIHAYAVGRDMDEALSCVRKMKDEGIAMSLVTYSILVGGFARVADTDAADEWFKEAKETQKHLNAVIYGNIIYAHCQRCNMERAESLVREMEEEGIEVPIDIYHTMMDGYTIIGNEEKCLIVFGRLKECGFTPSVISYGCLINLYTKIGKLSKAFEVSEMMKSTGVKHNIKTYSMLINGFIKVKDWANVFAVFEDVLGDGLKPDVVLYNNIIRAFCGMGKMDRAIRTVEQMQKERHRPTSRTFMPIIHGFARAGEMRRAQEIFDMMRSNGCVPTVHTYNALVLGLVEKRRMDRAVEIVDEMVLAGISPNEHTYTTIMHGYASVGDTGRAFEYFTKLKDEGLQLDVYTYEALLKACCKSGRMQSALAVTKEMAARKIPRNTFVYNILIDGWARRGDVWEASDLIQQMKEEGVQPDIHTYTSFINACCKAGDMLRATKIMQEMEVVGVKPNVRTYTTLIHGWARASLPEKALKCFEEMKLAGLKPDKAVYHCLMTSLLSRATVAEEYMYTGIVTICSEMVKFGLTVDMGTAVHWSKCLRKIESTGGEITETLQKTFPPDWNSQSSFNAISDIEDSTEGNYGDGHDYGRDDTDLYYDSDIDADGHLPGLL, translated from the exons ATGATGGGAGGAAATCGAAGGCCAGAGCACAGGAGAGGGATAGGTGGGTGGCAGGGGATGATAAACTGGAGTTTAGGTCCAAATGGCATCAAGATAGGGAGACGTCGAGGGTTGATTTTAAAAGAGTTATTGAAACTCAGCCCGATAATTGGCAGGCTGTTGTCAAAGCTTTTGAGAGAATTGACAAG AAAAGAGTTTGGGCTGATGGTGAAATATTACGCAAGAAGAGGAGACATACATCGTGCACGTGAATCTTTTGAGAGCATGCGGGCCAGAGGAATAGAGCcgaatttatatgtatataccaA CCTAATACACGCTTATGCAGTAGGTAGAGACATGGACGAAGCACTGTCTTGTGTTAGAAAAATGAAGGATGAAGGAATTGCAATGAGTTTGGTAACTTACAGCATTCTGGTAGGAGGATTTGCTAGAGTCGCCGACACTGA TGCTGCTGATGAATGGTTTAAGGAGGCCAAGGAGACTCAAAAACATTTGAATGCTGTTATATATGGAAACATAATATACGCCCACTG CCAGAGATGCAATATGGAGCGTGCCGAATCCTTGGTGAGGGAGATGGAAGAAGAGGGTATCGAAGTTCCTATAGACATATACCATACTATGATGGATGGTTATACAATAATTGGTAATGAAGAGAAATGTCTAATTGTGTTTGGTAGACTCAAG GAATGTGGCTTCACACCATCGGTAATCAGTTATGGATGCCTTATTAATCTTTATACCAAG ATAGGAAAACTTTCCAAAGCTTTTGAGGTCAGTGAAATGATGAAATCGACTGGTGTAAAGCATAACATCAAGACCTATTCCATGTTGATCAACGGATTCATAAAAGTGAAGGACTGGGCAAATGTATTTGCTGTTTTTGAGGATGTGCTGGGAGATGGTTTAAAGCCGGATGTTGTACTCTACAATAATATCATCAGGGCATTCTGTGGCATGGGTAAAATGGATCGCGCCATTCGCACTGTTGAACAAATGCAGAAAGAGAGGCATAGGCCAACATCACGGACGTTTATGCCAATCATACATGGATTTGCAAGAGCCGGAGAGATGAGAAGAGCCCAAGAGATATTTGATATGATGAGAAGCAATGGATGTGTTCCAACTGTCCACACTTACAATGCTCTTGTTCTTGGTTTAGTCGAGAAGCGTCGG ATGGATAGAGCAGTAGAAATTGTAGATGAGATGGTTCTGGCAGGCATTAGTCCGAATGAGCATACATACACTACTATTATGCATGGTTATGCTTCAGTGGGTGACACTGGAAGAGCGTTTGAATACTTCACAAAACTGAAAGATGAGGGGCTACAGCTTGATGTGTACACTTATGAGGCCTTACTCAAGGCATGTTGCAAGTCAGGCAGGATGCAAAGTGCTTTAGCTGTGACAAAAGAAATGGCTGCTAGAAAAATCCCTAGAAATACCTTTGTCTACAACATACTAATAGATGG ATGGGCTCGAAGAGGTGATGTTTGGGAAGCATCTGATCTGATTCAGCAGATGAAAGAAGAAGGTGTTCAGCCTGATATCCATACTTACACATCATTCATTAATGCTTGCTGCAAAGCAGGAGACATGCTG AGAGCAACAAAAATAATGCAGGAAATGGAAGTAGTAGGAGTGAAGCCAAATGTTCGGACCTATACCACATTGATACATGGATGGGCACGTGCTTCCCTTCCAGAAAAAGCTCTAAAATGCTTTGAAGAGATGAAGTTGGCTGGATTAAAGCCTGACAAAGCTGTATATCACTGTTTGATGACTTCATTGTTGTCAAGGGCAACTGTTGCTGAAGAATACATGTACACGGGAATCGTTACCATATGTAGTGAAATGGTGAAGTTTGGGCTGACTGTTGATATGGGGACTGCAGTTCACTGGTCCAAATGTTTGCGCAAAATTGAAAGCACTGGTGGAGAAATTACAGAAACCTTACAAAAGACATTCCCACCTGATTGGAACTCACAGAGTAGTTTTAATGCAATTTCAGATATTGAGGATAGTACTGAAGGTAATTATGGTGATGGCCATGACTATGGAAGGGACGACACTGATCTATACTATGACAGTGATATAGATGCTGATGGCCATCTTCCTGGCCTCTTGTAA